In Anabaena sphaerica FACHB-251, the following are encoded in one genomic region:
- a CDS encoding GDSL-type esterase/lipase family protein has product MKAVLMVILAVFVGLFAAIELGLRSLFGFGNPLIYIGDEQIGYLLAPNQRTRRMGNRIEINQYSMRTAPIQNLPQPSTLRILLLGDSIANGGWWTDQQNTISSLIEASLASESSYQQVEVLNASANSWGPRNELAYLQRFGNFQAQVIVLLINTDDLFATAPTALPVGRDRNYPDRKPPLAIVEVLQRYLFKQKPIPELEAVQKEAGDRVGINLEAIAKIHSFAQENNSKFILAMTPLLREIGEPGPRDYEIIARKRLNDFTKEQQINYIDFLPELNSIKNPQSLYQDNIHFNFKGNQLVSEVIERCLRRA; this is encoded by the coding sequence GTGAAAGCAGTGTTGATGGTGATTTTGGCGGTATTTGTGGGGTTATTTGCGGCGATAGAGTTGGGGTTGCGATCGCTGTTTGGTTTTGGTAATCCCCTGATTTACATTGGTGATGAACAAATTGGTTATTTATTAGCACCTAATCAACGTACCCGCAGAATGGGCAACCGCATTGAAATCAATCAGTATTCTATGCGAACTGCGCCGATACAAAACTTACCTCAACCTTCGACATTACGAATTTTGCTTTTAGGTGATTCTATCGCTAATGGTGGCTGGTGGACAGATCAACAGAATACCATCTCTAGTTTGATAGAGGCTTCTTTAGCATCCGAGAGCAGTTACCAACAGGTAGAAGTGCTAAATGCTTCAGCTAACTCCTGGGGACCAAGAAACGAATTAGCTTATTTGCAGCGTTTCGGCAATTTTCAAGCTCAGGTCATAGTGTTATTAATTAACACTGATGATTTATTTGCTACTGCTCCTACTGCCTTACCTGTGGGACGCGATCGCAACTACCCAGATCGTAAACCACCTTTAGCAATTGTAGAAGTTTTACAGCGTTATTTATTTAAACAAAAGCCGATTCCTGAACTCGAAGCAGTTCAAAAAGAAGCAGGCGATCGCGTGGGCATTAATTTAGAAGCAATTGCTAAAATTCACAGTTTTGCTCAAGAAAATAACAGCAAATTTATACTAGCCATGACTCCATTATTGAGAGAGATTGGCGAACCAGGACCCCGTGATTATGAAATCATCGCTCGTAAACGCCTCAATGATTTTACTAAAGAACAACAAATTAATTATATTGATTTTCTCCCAGAATTAAACTCAATTAAAAACCCGCAAAGCTTATATCAAGACAATATTCATTTCAATTTTAAAGGTAATCAATTGGTGAGTGAAGTAATAGAGCGTTGCCTGCGGCGAGCCTAG